Proteins found in one Aspergillus chevalieri M1 DNA, chromosome 2, nearly complete sequence genomic segment:
- the mdr1 gene encoding ABC multidrug transporter Mdr1 (COG:Q;~EggNog:ENOG410PGKJ;~InterPro:IPR017871,IPR027417,IPR003593,IPR011527, IPR003439,IPR036640;~PFAM:PF00005,PF00664;~TransMembrane:12 (i98-131o151-172i224-242o248-271i327-350o362-382i762-787o807-835i886-906o912-933i994-1014o1026-1050i);~go_component: GO:0016021 - integral component of membrane [Evidence IEA];~go_function: GO:0005524 - ATP binding [Evidence IEA];~go_function: GO:0016887 - ATPase activity [Evidence IEA];~go_function: GO:0042626 - ATPase-coupled transmembrane transporter activity [Evidence IEA];~go_process: GO:0055085 - transmembrane transport [Evidence IEA]), which translates to MAQPGDGSKALEKAVDDGPVVSTQQQTPSRASSTTIGLHAGKEKEAKSTPVANSSDSDALFAHLPEHERRILKDQLDGPEVKASFVTLFRYASKWDILIMIVSAICAIAAGAALPLFTILFGSLATAFQGISLGTMPYDQFYDKLTTNVLYFVYLGIGEFVTVYICTVGFIYTGEHVTQKIREHYLEAILRQNMAYFDCLGAGEVTTRITADTNLVQEGISEKVGLTLTAIATFVTGFIVAYIKGPKLAGICTCTIVAIVLIMGGSSQFIIRFSKQALGNYGAGGTVAEEVISSVRNATAFSTQDKLAKQYEAHLAEGEKWGIKVKIIVGIMIGAMFGIMFMNYGLGFWMGSRFLVAQEMNVGQVLTILMAILIGSFSLGNVGPHGQAFTNALAAAAKIYNTIDRHSPLDPFSDEGKTLEHFEGNIEFQDVKHIYPSRPEVTIMDGVSLSMPAGKTTALVGPSGSGKSTVVGLVERFYLPVGGTVLLDGHDIQTLNLRWLRQQISLVSQEPVLFGTTIYQNIRYGLIGTKFEQESEEKVRERVENAARMANAHDFVTALPEGYETNVGQRGFLLSGGQKQRIAIARAIVSDPKILLLDEATSALDTKSEGVVQAALDRAAEGRTTIVIAHRLSTIKSAHNIVVFVNGQIAEQGTHDMLVDREGPYRSLVEAQRINEEKDADAMEVEEEIDEKQVAAEEVARIKTATSASGSMNEKTDQPLGRTDTKQSISSVVLSQMPPETQKKYSLWALIKFIAGFNKPELFYMFIGLVFSVLSGGGQPTQAVLYAKAISSLSQPLSMSDKIRHDANFWSLMFFVVGIAQFINFGIQGTAFAICSERLICRARSKAFRAMLRQDITFFDREENSTGALTSFLSTETNHLSGISGATLGTILMTTTTLGAAIIISLSLGWKLALVCISVVPVLLSCGFLRFYMLARFQNRSKKAYESSANYACEATSAIRTVASLTRENDVWEQYHGQLEEQGRKSLVSILKSSLLYAASQALVFFCVALGFWYGGTLLGHKEYDIFHFFVCFAEILFGAQSAGTIFSFAPDMGKAKNAAAEFRKLFDRKPAIDTWSEEGEKIESMKGEVEFRDVHFRYPTRGEQPVLRGLNLSVKPGQYIALVGPSGCGKSTTIALLERFYDALAGNVLVDGKDITELNVNSYRSFLSLVSQEPTLYQGTIKENILLGSSKEEVSEEDLVKTCKDANIYDFIMSLPEGFNTVVGNKGGMLSGGQKQRVAIARALLRNPKILLLDEATSALDSESEKVVQAALDAAARGRTTIAVAHRLSTIQKADIIYVFDQGKIVESGSHQELIRLKGRYFELVNMQSLGKAQ; encoded by the exons ATGGCACAACCAGGTGACGGTTCTAAAGCCCTGGAGAAGGCCGTGGACGATGGACCCGTGGTCTCGACTCAGCAACAGACTCCCTCGCGCGCCTCCAGTACGACAATTGGACTGCATGCAggcaaagagaaagaagcgaAGTCGACTCCGGTGGCCAATTCATCCGATTCAGATGCCTTATTTGCTCACCTACCGGAGCATGAGAGACGAATTTTGAAGGACCAGCTTGATGGACCGGAGGTGAAGGCGTCATTCGTCACCCTCTTTCGATATGCTTCCAAATGGGATATCTTGATTATGATCGTGAGCGCTATCTGCGCTATTGCAGCTGGTGCGGCGTTACCCCTGTTCACG ATTCTATTCGGTTCGCTAGCCACAGCCTTCCAAGGCATCTCCTTGGGGACTATGCCATACGACCAATTCTATGACAAATTAACGACCAACGTTCTATATTTTGTGTACCTCGGTATCGGTGAATTCGTCACGGTCTACATCTGCACCGTTGGATTCATCTACACTGGCGAACATGTCACGCAAAAGATCCGCGAACACTATCTTGAGGCCATCCTGAGACAGAACATGGCCTACTTCGATTGCCTGGGCGCTGGTGAAGTGACCACCCGCATTACAGCGGACACGAACTTGGTTCAAGAAGGTATCTCCGAAAAAGTTGGGTTGACTTTGACCGCAATCGCTACCTTCGTCACGGGTTTCATCGTTGCCTATATCAAGGGTCCCAAGTTGGCCGGCATTTGTACATGTACCATCGTTGCGATTGTTCTGATCATGGGGGGCAGCTCGCAATTCATCATCCGGTTTAGCAAGCAAGCCCTGGGCAACTACGGTGCCGGTGGGACTGTCGCGGAGGAAGTGATCAGCTCCGTTCGAAATGCCACCGCATTTAGCACTCAGGACAAGTTGGCCAAGCAATACGAAGCGCATCTGGCCGAAGGAGAGAAATGGGGCATCAAAGTGAAAATCATAGTCGGTATTATGATCGGTGCTATGTTTGGAATCATGTTCATGAACTATGGTCTTGGTTTCTGGATGGGTTCTCGCTTCCTGGTCGCGCAGGAAATGAACGTGGGCCAAGTCTTGACAATCTTGATGGCCATCTTAAtcggttcgttcagtttgggAAATGTCGGTCCACACGGCCAAGCCTTCACCAATGCTCTAGCCGCGGCTGCCAAGATCTACAATACTATCGACCGCCACTCCCCATTGGACCCTTTCTCTGATGAAGGAAAAACGCTTGAGCACTTTGAAGGGAACATCGAGTTCCAGGACGTCAAGCACATTTACCCCTCGCGCCCGGAAGTCACGATTATGGACGGCGTCTCGCTGAGCATGCCTGCTGGAAAGACCACGGCCTTGGTTGGCCCTTCGGGATCTGGGAAGAGTACTGTGGTCGGCCTGGTTGAACGCTTCTATCTACCTGTTGGTGGTACTGTACTCTTGGATGGTCATGACATTCAAACTCTTAACCTCCGTTGGTTGCGCCAACAAATTTCGCTCGTCAGCCAGGAACCTGTCCTGTTTGGAACCACGATCTATCAAAATATTCGATACGGTCTTATTGGTACGAAATTTGAGCAGGAGTCTGAAGAGAAAGTCCGCGAACGAGTTGAAAATGCAGCTAGGATGGCCAACGCCCATGACTTCGTCACAGCACTGCCAGAAGGGTATGAAACCAATGTTGGCCAGCGAGGTTTCCTGCTCTCGGGTGGCCAAAAGCAACGTATCGCCATCGCCCGCGCTATAGTCAGTGACCCGAAAATCCTGTTGCTTGATGAAGCAACGTCTGCATTGGATACTAAGTCGGAAGGTGTTGTgcaagcagcgcttgacagGGCCGCTGAAGGTCGGACAACCATTGTGATTGCACATCGCTTATCGACTATCAAATCAGCACATAACATCGTTGTCTTTGTCAATGGTCAGATTGCCGAACAGGGCACTCACGACATGCTCGTCGATCGCGAAGGTCCCTACCGCAGCCTTGTGGAGGCGCAACGTATCAACGAGGAGAAGGATGCGGATGCCATGGAAGttgaagaggaaattgacGAAAAGCAAGTCGCCGCCGAAGAAGTTGCTCGTATCAAAACTGCCACCAGTGCCTCGGGTTCGATGAACGAGAAGACCGATCAGCCCCTTGGGCGAACAGATACCAAGCAATCTATTTCGAGTGTCGTCCTTTCACAAATGCCACCCGAAACCCAGAAGAAGTATTCGCTGTGGGCATTGATTAAATTCATTGCTGGATTCAACAAGCCCGAGCTCTTTTATATGTTTATCGGCCTGGTCTTCTCTGTTCTTTCTGGTGGCGGCCAACCGACCCAGGCTGTGCTCTATGCAAAGGCAATCAGTTCGCTCTCCCAGCCTTTGAGCATGTCCGACAAGATCCGACACGATGCGAACTTTTGGTCGTTGATGTTTTTCGTGGTTGGAATCGCTCAGTTCATCAACTTTGGGATTCAGGGAACAGCGTTTGCTATCTGCTCCGAGCGGTTGATCTGCCGGGCCAGAAGCAAGGCATTCCGAGCAATGCTCCGCCAGGACATTACCTTTTTCGACCGAGAAGAGAACAGTACTGGTGCCCTgacttcttttctctctacAGAAACGAATCACCTGTCTGGAATCAGTGGTGCGACCCTCGGAACGATCTTGATGACGACTACGACACTTGGAGCGGCTATCATTATCTCATTATCTCTTGGTTGGAAGCTGGCCCTTGTGTGTATTTCGGTAGTCCCGGTTTTGCTGTCCTGTGGATTCCTCCGGTTTTATATGCTTGCCCGTTTCCAAAACCGATCCAAGAAGGCTTATGAATCGTCCGCCAACTATGCATGTGAAGCGACATCTGCCATCCGTACGGTGGCTTCTCTTACTCGGGAGAATGATGTCTGGGAACAGTATCACGGACAACTTGAGGAGCAAGGCCGGAAAAGCTTGGTCTCCATTCTGAAATCCTCTCTTCTCTATGCTGCTTCCCAGGCCTTGGTTTTCTTCTGCGTTGCGCTTGGTTTCTGGTACGGTGGTACTCTTTTGGGTCATAAAGAATACGACATCTTCCActtctttgtttgctttgcGGAAATTCTTTTCGGTGCGCAGTCTGCCGGAACGATCTTCTCGTTCGCCCCAGACATGGGCAAGGCGAAGAATGCTGCTGCGGAGTTCAGGAAGCTGTTTGATCGGAAGCCCGCGATTGACACCTGGTCTGAGGAGGGCGAGAAGATTGAGTCGATGAAGGGTGAAGTGGAGTTCCGCGATGTGCACTTCCGGTACCCGACTCGTGGCGAGCAACCTGTCCTCCGGGGCTTGAACTTAAGCGTCAAGCCTGGCCAGTACATTGCGCTTGTCGGCCCCAGTGGATGCGGCAAGAGTACTACGATTGCTCTTCTGGAACGCTTCTATGATGCGCTTGCCGGCAATGTCCTCGTGGATGGCAAGGACATTACGGAGCTCAATGTGAACTCGTATCGCAGCTTCTTATCGCTCGTCAGCCAGGAACCCACGCTGTACCAAGGAACGATCAAGGAGAACATTCTGCTTGGCTCCTCTAAGGAAGAAGTCTCAGAAGAGGATTTAGTAAAGACGTGCAAGGACGCCAACATTTATGACTTTATCATGTCTCTTCC AGAGGGCTTCAACACTGTGGTTGGTAACAAGGGTGGCATGCTGTCAGGTGGACAGAAGCAGCGAGTTGCCATTGCCCGCGCACTGCTCCGGAACCCAAAGATCCTCCTGCTTGACGAGGCCACATCAGCCCTGGACTCTGAATCAGAGAAGGTCGTGCAAGCCGCCCTGGACGCCGCTGCTCGCGGACGTACCACCATCGCCGTGGCTCACCGTCTGAGCACTATCCAAAAGGCAGATATCATCTACGTGTTCGACCAGGGCAAGATCGTCGAAAGCGGCTCACACCAAGAACTTATCCGTCTCAAGGGACGGTACTTCGAGCTGGTGAACATGCAGAGTCTTGGAAAGGCCCAATAA
- a CDS encoding SWI5/SAE3 family protein (COG:L;~EggNog:ENOG410PTNP;~InterPro:IPR010760;~PFAM:PF07061), with amino-acid sequence MPSSPDPSQSQPSQHDSPHLTSSENGQNLCPEQLQREKKVKTLQASINDLQSQTQQLEGEIAEVKAKLKNDPSITVKRHIRLLHDYNEIKDVGQGLMGLIAEARGMRQIEVQREFGIGEKD; translated from the exons ATGCCCTCATCACCAGACCCAAGCCAATCCCAACCCTCCCAACACGACTCTCCCCATCTCACGTCATCCGAAAACGGCCAGAATCTTTGCCCGGAACAGCTCCAGCGGGAAAAGAAGGTG AAAACCCTCCAAGCGTCAATCAATGACCTCCAATCCCAAACACAGCAGCTTGAGGGGGAGATTGCAGAGGTTAAAGCTAAGCTAAA AAATGACCCCTCAATCACCGTCAAGCGTCATATCCGTCTTCTCCATGACTACAACGAAATCAAAGATGTCGGTCAAGGATTGATGGGGTTGATTGCGGAGGCGCGTGGAATGAGGCAGATTGAGGTGCAGAGGGAGTTTGGAATTGGTGAGAAGGATTAA
- a CDS encoding Ytp1 family protein (COG:S;~EggNog:ENOG410PJ4V;~InterPro:IPR018827,IPR018825;~PFAM:PF10355,PF10348;~SECRETED:SignalP(1-27);~TransMembrane:11 (n11-22c27/28o51-72i79-96o108-130i142-165o185-208i220-237o249-269i281-298o310-330i346-364o384-406i)) has protein sequence MTIPNPLHLRCGGVLAALFFLAPSVLAHGGHEQVPEGSAVSEDPIDSTLWIHMILMGLAFGIIFPLGMVLGITRSRWHVPLQVVGTTIAVLAYFLGHAHKGRQFAKNVHAPFANILMLQLIAQVVLGVYLKLHLSKGIHGRIRRFIVILHGILGKAMPVVSWAQMLFGGITAMGFCRDDHMGQCLAHFIMGSAFIAYGILLTLLLLVGQYWLRRTGRSQEFFDSLVIAAWGCVNTFTEHRWGGPWVHNDLQHTTMGIVWWCAGLLGVWLSRKRNGGPKRNIIPGIVIMLTGYAMSGHPQHSMISTMIHSFFGYTLMAAGATRIIEIAFVLRDRSTLSVDGTNPNSFQYLPPFLLYASGFLFMGATEEQMQLLEDAGITHVSYILILFSIAFILFLFVNILLHIYAVHAWPESTKAQPNDDDIDAEDGARPKPSRANGHARSPSEAQHIHDAEAFELQGLISDEEEEARAGRHQKNEDEEPQT, from the exons ATGACGATACCAAATCCACTCCATCTCCGGTGTGGAGGAGTGTTGGCCgcgctcttcttcctcgccccGTCCGTTCTCGCGCATGGCGGCCACGAGCAGGTTCCTGAAGGCAGTGCCGTTTCGGAAGATCCTATT GACTCGACATTATGGATTCACATGATTCTTATGGGTCTCGCGTTTGGTATCATCTTTCCGCTGGGAATGGTTTTGGGG ATTACTCGTTCTCGCTGGCATGTCCCCCTCCAAGTCGTCGGAACGACCATCGCCGTCCTGGCCTACTTCCTCGGACACGCTCATAAAGGTCGCCAATTTGCCAAGAATGTACACGCCCCGTTCGCGAATATCCTAATGCTCCAGCTTATCGCGCAGGTCGTGCTGGGTGTCTACCTGAAGCTACACCTGTCTAAGGGAATCCACGGCCGGATCCGTCGGTTTATTGTCATCCTACACGGTATACTCGGAAAGGCGATGCCGGTTGTCAGTTGGGCTCAAATGCTCTTTGGTGGAATCACTGCGATGGGCTTCTGTCGGGATGACCACATGGGACAGTGTCTTGCGCATTTCATCATGGGAAGCGCTTTCATCGCGTACGGAATCTTGTTgactcttcttctcctcgttGGTCAATACTGGTTGCGCCGCACCGGCCGCAGCCAGGAGTTCTTCGACTCCTTGGTAATCGCCGCATGGGGATGTGTCAACACCTTTACTGAGCACCGCTGGGGAGGCCCTTGGGTGCATAATGACCTGCAGCACACCACTATGGGCATTGTCTGGTGGTGCGCCGGTCTACTTGGTGTCTGGCTGAGCAGGAAGCGCAACGGCGGGCCCAAGCGGAACATCATCCCTGGTATTGTCATTATGTTGACCGGTTATGCCATGTCTGGTCACCCTCAGCACTCGATGATCAGCACTATGATTCACTCGTTCTTCGGCTACACGCTCATGGCTGCTGGGGCTACGAGAATTATTGAGATCGCGTTCGTGCTGAGGGATCGCAGCACTCTTAGTGTGGATGGTACCAATCCTAACAGCTTCCAGTACCTGCCGCCTTTT CTTCTGTACGCTTCCGGGTTCCTTTTCATGGGCGCCACCGAGGAGCAGATGCAGCTGTTGGAGGACGCTGGAATCACCCACGTCTCCTACATTCTAATTTTATTCAGCATCGCCtttattctctttctct TCGTGAACATCCTTCTCCACATTTACGCCGTCCACGCATGGCCCGAATCCACCAAAGCTCAACCCAATGACGACGACATCGACGCTGAAGACGGCGCACGCCCCAAGCCCTCCCGCGCGAACGGCCATGCACGGTCGCCATCCGAGGCACAGCACATCCACGACGCAGAAGCTTTTGAGTTGCAGGGACTTATCtctgatgaggaggaagaggctAGGGCCGGCAGGCATCAGAAgaacgaggacgaggagccTCAGACTTAA
- a CDS encoding E1 ubiquitin-activating protein AOS1 (COG:O;~EggNog:ENOG410PGH4;~InterPro:IPR000594,IPR035985,IPR000011;~PFAM:PF00899;~go_function: GO:0008641 - ubiquitin-like modifier activating enzyme activity [Evidence IEA];~go_process: GO:0006464 - cellular protein modification process [Evidence IEA]), producing MASQENTTQSISADEIALYDRQIRLWGVKAQEKLRSANILLITIKALANEIAKNLVLAGIGGLTILDHEAVTEEDLGAQFFVREEHVGQNRAQAASAEIRVMNPRVQLRVDTENVRIKQPDYFGQFDIIIATELDFSTYTTINASCRLANRPFYAAGLHGFYGYVFSDLISHDFVIERSKSNVPSQSQETPTRSVLNINTKVESDKVIEMVTKREVYSPLILANTSPLPENFTRLPRRRRQVTPLLTCLRALWEFQKLPGNHTPLPTLSSRQDLETFTKLARDRHHELKLDISTLDSTFLRTFLENLGSELSPVAAFVGGSLAQDVINVLSAREQPLQNLLLFDGDKSVAPVYPLHPFFPPEVENALPAVTPAAVNAIPVHSGPAAANNNAVTDLTQ from the exons ATGGCATCGCAGGAGAATACGACCCAGTCGATCAGCGCTG ACGAGATTGCTCTGTACGACCGTCAGATCCGACTGTGGGGTGTGAAGGCGCAGGAAAA ACTACGATCCGCGAACATCCTTCTAATCACCATTAAGGCATTGGCGAACGAAATTGCAAAGAATTTAGTATTGGCAGGTATTGGCGGTCTGACCATCCTAGACCATGAGGCTGTCACAGAGGAGGACCTGGGAGCGCAATTTTTTGTGCGTGAGGAGCATGTTGGGCAGAAT CGTGCACAAGCAGCCAGCGCTGAAATCCGTGTCATGAACCCCCGAGTCCAACTACGAGTTGACACAGAGAACGTGCGCATCAAACAACCAGACTACTTTGGCCAGTtcgacatcatcatcgcaaCAGAGCTCGACTTCTCCACCTACACTACGATAAACGCCTCCTGCCGTCTCGCCAACCGCCCCTTCTACGCCGCCGGCCTCCACGGCTTCTACGGCTACGTCTTCTCAGATTTAATCTCGCATGACTTCGTCATCGAACGTTCGAAGTCCAACGTCCCCTCGCAATCCCAAGAGACCCCAACCCGAAGCGTTCTAAACATCAACACCAAAGTCGAAAGCGACAAGGTCATCGAAATGGTCACTAAGAGAGAGGTCTACTCCCCACTAATCCTGGCAAACACCTCCCCTCTCCCCGAAAACTTTACCCGTCTCCCGCGTCGCAGGAGACAAGTGACGCCGCTCCTAACCTGTCTGCGCGCGCTGTGGGAATTCCAAAAACTCCCCGGAAACCACACACCCCTCCCCACGCTCTCGTCCCGCCAGGACCTCGAGACCTTTACCAAACTCGCCCGCGACAGGCACCACGAGCTGAAACTCGACATCAGCACCCTCGACTCAACCTTCCTGCGTACCTTCCTTGAAAACCTCGGCAGTGAACTGAGCCCCGTCGCCGCGTTCGTGGGCGGTTCTCTCGCGCAAGATGTCATCAACGTGCTAAGTGCCCGTGAACAACCACTGCAGAATCTGTTGCTGTTTGATGGTGATAAGTCTGTGGCACCGGTTTATCCGTTGCATCCATTTTTCCCACCCGAGGTTGAGAATGCCCTGCCGGCTGTTACGCCTGCGGCTGTAAATGCGATTCCTGTGCATTCTGGGCCGGCTGCTGCCAATAACAACGCTGTTACTGATCTTACGCAGTAA
- a CDS encoding RFX family transcription factor (COG:K;~EggNog:ENOG410PGE4;~InterPro:IPR039779,IPR036390,IPR036388,IPR003150;~PFAM:PF02257;~go_function: GO:0003677 - DNA binding [Evidence IEA];~go_function: GO:0003700 - DNA-binding transcription factor activity [Evidence IEA];~go_process: GO:0006355 - regulation of transcription, DNA-templated [Evidence IEA]), translating to MLPPEMGRAASQSSSAASQSTQIVPPHSRPGTADPMRARSEHVISRNSRRPRSRGSTASIHSQQTQDQNVTDGFAQFLPTQQATGHNVFGNNPEDIIMRFGPNLSHPVHGTSLDPTLPDAHHPVMPRAEDFSHHALQTHAISQQAMPPELAGHGLSGVSMSQYQSLYDNGIENHVPEHMLEDNDNSEAGGGKKKKGSSSSLANDNELRKLLRQYEGYSLKQMAAEVLKHEGAGGKAEKVKQVFAMIWLRENCRKSSGSVRRDRVYCCYAEKCGTERVSVLNPASFGKLVRIIFPNVQTRRLGVRGESKYHYVDLTVIEEKQQKPQSLGSQLSSNASVPPENRAEDALSKGYVGKHDKHNDHYRRSDKGNSAGAVPPPPADTAVFPSPTASFAPRMSASLPTVGCDCHSASRGDLEPPMTLENVGSHAGKMIHHMLRFPSADTYCVDNDSLQLPDIHPYLPPNADLKVAAALAALYRSHCISVIDSFRYCKERNLLRYFSAFHGTLTVPVQKLLTHLDIAPWIKECDWLMYQKMIAFVAPLTTQVVPKLVLDAFSSISQRLTAHITETFKSQPAHVSLARLIPANIFCSLLRHMLDVNQSANAAAAWLCHPDNRNQMWFDFKTLIDPKEMISKANIPRCAERVTEQILKHDIRALLTPVSDPSVAPCQPFFGTPDTEDDIQAHKYPVQSSTGDDYNFPDKWVSFILNLALMFPNHRTQCVIEKADALWDCVLRRLTLGGAQSFSAWWMTKVFFHEMMVWQTEQGGFMRSSPSTLQNATLRTESSEMNNFAMRQPSFAISDKNDTVMATESQQDRQSVSRAPSTAATSEAPQNQEQCLNGRRMETESNQSNLDNPKPTTVAENIANFHAGNNDDSAIDLDDDSMLMSVGKYGDMMASDPADAEGDVVVI from the exons ATGTTGCCTCCAGAGATGG GTCGAGCAGCCTCGCAGTCCTCGAGTGCTGCCTCTCAGTCCACTCAGATAGTACCACCGCATAGCCGTCCTGGAACTGCGGATCCCATGAGGGCTCGTTCCGAACATGTAATCTCGCGGAATAGTCGTCGTCCGAGATCCAGAGGCTCCACTGCCAGTATCCATTCCCAGCAGACCCAGGACCAAAATGTTACCGACGGATTCGCGCAATTCCTCCCGACTCAACAGGCCACGGGTCACAATGTTTTTGGCAACAACCCAGAAGATATTATTATGCGTTTTGGTCCCAACCTGTCGCATCCCGTGCATGGTACTTCGTTGGACCCGACCTTGCCGGACGCACACCATCCCGTCATGCCCCGAGCAGAAGATTTTTCACACCATGCACTACAGACTCACGCCATTTCTCAGCAAGCGATGCCGCCGGAACTGGCAGGGCACGGGTTATCCGGTGTGTCCATGTCCCAGTACCAATCCCTGTATGACAATGGCATTGAAAATCATGTACCGGAGCATATGTTGGAGGATAATGACAACTCAGAGGCTGGTGgcggaaagaagaaaaagggatCGAGTTCATCATTAGCGAACGACAACGAATTGCGCAAATTGTTGCGCCAGTACGAAGGTTACTCGCTGAAGCAAATGGCAGCAGAGGTTTTGAAACACGAAGGTGCCGGAGGCAAAGCCGAGAAGGTCAAACAGGTCTTTGCCATGATCTG GTTGAGGGAGAACTGCAGAAAGAGTAGCGGCTCTGTTCGACGGGACCGCGTGTACTGCTGCTACGCTGAGAAGTGTGGAACCGAGCGTGTCTCGGTTCTAAACCCAGCTTCCTTTGGGAAGCTTGTGCGCATCATATTCCCCAACGTGCAAACACGTCGACTTGGTGTCCGCGGGGAATCCAAATATCATTATGTTGACTTGACTGTCATAGAGGAGAAGCAACAGAAACCTCAATCTTTGGGCTCTCAGCTTTCATCAAATGCCAGTGTTCCACCAGAAAACAGGGCTGAAGATGCGCTATCGAAGGGGTACGTTGGAAAACATGACAAGCATAATGACCATTATCGGCGATCTGACAAGGGCAATAGTGCTGGCGCAGTACCACCACCCCCGGCTGACACGGCCGTGTTTCCATCACCAACAGCCTCGTTCGCTCCTCGCATGTCGGCTAGTTTGCCGACTGTAGGCTGTGACTGCCATTCTGCTTCTCGTGGCGACCTGGAGCCGCCAATGACCCTCGAGAATGTCGGTAGCCACGCCGGGAAAATGATTCATCACATGCTTCGATTTCCTTCTGCAGACACCTACTGTGTCGACAATGATTCTCTCCAGCTCCCTGATATCCATCCATACCTTCCTCCCAACGCCGACTTGAAGGTAGCTGCAGCTCTTGCGGCCTTATACCGGTCTCATTGCATATCAGTCATCGACAGTTTTAGATATTGCAAAGAGCGTAACCTCCTACGATATTTCTCCGCTTTCCATGGAACCCTGACAGTCCCGGTGCAAAAACTTCTCACGCACCTTGATATTGCCCCGTGGATCAAAGAGTGTGACTGGCTCATGTACCAGAAAATGATTGCATTCGTGGCACCGCTGACCACGCAGGTCGTGCCTAAGCTAGTGTTGGATGCTTTCAGCTCGATATCGCAGCGCCTCACCGCCCACATTACCGAAACCTTTAAGTCCCAGCCCGCACATGTTTCTCTCGCACGTTTAATCCCGGCAAACATCTTCTGTAGTCTTCTTCGACACATGCTTGATGTGAACCAGTCTGCCAATGCCGCCGCTGCCTGGCTCTGCCACCCCGACAACAGGAATCAGATGTGGTTCGATTTCAAAACCTTGATTGACCCTAAGGAAATGATTTCGAAAGCAAATATTCCGAGATGCGCTGAGCGGGTGACCGAACAGATTCTGAAGCACGACATCCGGGCACTACTTACACCCGTAAGCGACCCTAGTGTCGCTCCTTGCCAGCCTTTCTTCGGAACCCCAGATACCGAAGATGACATCCAGGCGCATAAGTACCCTGTGCAGTCCTCAACAGGTGATGACTATAACTTCCCTGACAAATGGGTATCATTCATCCTCAATCTAGCACTAATGTTCCCCAATCACCGTACACAGTGTGTTATAGAAAAGGCCGACGCATTATGGGACTGTGTCCTTCGTCGTTTAACATTGGGCGGTGCCCAGAGCTTCAGTGCTTGGTGGATGACAAAGGTTTTCTTTCACGAGATGATGGTTTGGCAAACGGAGCAAGGTGGTTTCATGCGCTCGTCACCAAGTACATTGCAGAATGCAACCCTCAGGACAGAATCATCAGAGATGAACAATTTCGCTATGAGACAGCCCAGCTTTGCCATTAGCGACAAGAATGATACAGTGATGGCGACTGAATCCCAGCAGGACCGTCAGTCGGTCTCTCGGGCACCTTCCACGGCAGCAACCAGTGAAGCGCCCCAAAATCAGGAGCAATGCTTGAATGGACGCCGCATGGAAACCGAATCGAACCAAAGTAATTTGGATAATCCCAAGCCCACCACTGTCGCTGAGAACATTGCGAATTTTCATGCCGGAAACAATGATGACAGCGCAATAGACCTTGATGATGACTCCATGCTGATGTCCGTGGGGAAATATGGTGACATGATGGCCTCTGATCCAGCAGACGCTGAAGGAGATGTCGTTGTCATATGA